Proteins encoded by one window of Winogradskyella sp. PG-2:
- a CDS encoding DUF2256 domain-containing protein gives MRGAKKQHLPQKICLVCDRPFTWRKKWQKDWDNVKYCSDKCRKNKNTQI, from the coding sequence ATGAGAGGTGCTAAAAAACAACATCTACCTCAAAAAATATGTCTCGTTTGTGATAGACCATTTACATGGAGAAAAAAATGGCAGAAAGATTGGGACAACGTAAAATATTGTAGTGATAAATGCAGAAAAAACAAGAACACACAAATTTAG
- a CDS encoding SDR family oxidoreductase: MRILITGTTGYIAKRLALQLIEDDHELVCCVRDMNRIPDEIEEHPNCTFIKVDFLEPETAQIPKNINAAYYLIHSMSTTSDNDFETLEKECSANFKTLVSKTECKQVIYLSGIVNDDSLSKHLKSRLQVEHTLKSDAYALTTFRAGIIVGSGSASFEIIRDIVEKLPIMVTPKWLNTKTQPLGIRDVLTYLSGALEKTELYNNAYDIFGPEILTYKEMLLQFGEVRGLKRYIYTLPVLSPKLSSFWLYFVTSTSFQLAQALVDSMKVEVIGKPSDINTHIDIEPMTYKTAVNLAFQKIQQNAVISSWKDAVSSGVFKDQLSKHIELPQYGCFKDVRHRIIQDENFTIDKIWSIGGRNGWYSFNRLWKLRGYMDKLFGGVGLRRGRTHDTYLEAGDPLDFWRVLLADKKEKRLLLFAEMKLPGEAWLEFKIVKDKLYQRAVFRPKGVWGRLYWYSVLPFHAFVFNGMINALVEKNT; encoded by the coding sequence ATGCGAATTCTTATAACAGGCACAACTGGCTATATTGCTAAACGACTAGCGCTTCAATTGATAGAAGATGACCACGAATTGGTTTGTTGCGTTCGAGATATGAACCGTATTCCGGATGAAATCGAAGAACATCCCAATTGTACTTTTATCAAAGTAGATTTCTTAGAGCCAGAAACTGCTCAAATTCCTAAAAATATTAATGCTGCGTATTACCTAATTCATTCGATGTCAACAACATCTGATAATGATTTTGAAACTTTAGAAAAAGAATGTTCTGCAAATTTTAAAACTTTAGTATCAAAAACAGAATGTAAACAAGTTATTTATTTAAGTGGAATTGTAAACGATGACTCTCTATCGAAACACTTAAAATCAAGACTTCAAGTAGAGCATACATTAAAATCTGATGCCTATGCGCTTACAACATTTAGAGCAGGCATCATTGTAGGAAGTGGTAGTGCTTCTTTTGAAATAATTAGAGATATTGTAGAAAAGCTACCAATAATGGTAACACCTAAATGGTTGAATACTAAAACACAACCGCTTGGTATTAGAGACGTTCTCACCTATTTATCTGGTGCACTTGAAAAAACAGAATTATACAATAATGCTTACGATATTTTTGGACCAGAGATATTAACTTATAAAGAGATGCTCTTGCAATTTGGTGAAGTTCGTGGTTTGAAACGCTACATTTATACACTTCCTGTTTTATCACCAAAACTTTCATCCTTCTGGTTATACTTTGTAACATCTACATCCTTTCAATTAGCACAGGCTCTAGTAGACAGCATGAAAGTTGAAGTTATAGGCAAACCCAGTGATATCAATACGCATATTGATATTGAACCAATGACTTACAAAACTGCAGTGAATTTAGCATTTCAAAAAATTCAGCAGAATGCTGTGATTTCTAGTTGGAAAGATGCCGTAAGTAGTGGTGTTTTTAAGGACCAATTATCTAAGCATATAGAGCTACCACAATATGGTTGTTTTAAAGATGTAAGACATCGCATTATTCAAGATGAAAATTTTACCATAGATAAAATTTGGAGTATTGGCGGACGTAATGGCTGGTATAGTTTTAACAGACTATGGAAACTTCGTGGATATATGGATAAATTATTTGGAGGCGTAGGCTTGAGGAGAGGAAGAACTCATGACACCTATTTAGAAGCTGGAGATCCTTTAGATTTTTGGCGTGTACTATTAGCTGACAAAAAAGAAAAAAGATTATTACTGTTTGCAGAAATGAAACTTCCTGGCGAAGCTTGGTTAGAGTTTAAAATAGTTAAAGACAAACTATACCAACGCGCCGTTTTTAGGCCAAAAGGGGTTTGGGGACGCTTGTATTGGTATTCCGTTTTACCATTTCATGCTTTTGTTTTTAATGGTATGATAAACGCTTTAGTAGAAAAAAATACATGA
- a CDS encoding flavin reductase family protein, which produces MVEFSRDDIDQMHHLYRINLMNSCSGYKSANLIGTKSEDNVTNVAVFSSVTHLGSNPALLGFFLRPTTVMRNTYYNLKTTGVYTINHIYEDILEDAHHTSAKYDETISEFDVTNLEEDYKSDFHAPFVKGSPIQMAMRFVEEYPIKANNTILVIGKIEKLYVPDALLDKDGFIDLSKGKVATINGLDGYSIPNLKMRQAYQRPKPEFAKTND; this is translated from the coding sequence ATGGTAGAATTTAGTCGAGATGATATTGACCAAATGCATCATTTATACAGAATTAATCTTATGAATAGTTGTTCTGGTTACAAATCTGCAAATCTTATTGGTACCAAAAGCGAAGATAATGTAACAAATGTTGCAGTATTTAGCTCTGTAACACACTTAGGTTCTAATCCAGCATTACTAGGTTTCTTTCTGCGCCCTACGACAGTAATGCGAAATACATATTACAATCTTAAAACAACTGGTGTATATACGATCAACCATATTTACGAGGATATTTTAGAAGATGCACATCATACATCTGCTAAATACGATGAAACTATTTCTGAGTTCGATGTCACAAATTTAGAAGAAGATTACAAATCTGATTTTCATGCTCCATTTGTAAAAGGTTCTCCTATACAAATGGCGATGCGTTTTGTTGAAGAATATCCGATCAAAGCAAATAATACGATCTTGGTTATTGGCAAGATTGAGAAATTATATGTTCCCGATGCACTCTTAGATAAAGATGGTTTTATCGATTTATCAAAAGGAAAAGTAGCAACCATCAATGGTTTAGATGGTTATTCTATTCCTAATTTAAAAATGCGTCAAGCCTATCAAAGACCTAAACCAGAATTTGCAAAAACCAATGACTAA
- a CDS encoding ABC1 kinase family protein gives MKTIDSIPISKISRASKLVSTGAKVGVNYIKYYGDKMVNSKEDAKERLNQNNAEDIYDSLKKLKGSALKVAQMLSMEKSILPQAYVEKFSLSQFSVPPLSPPLVIKTFKKYFGQHPEDLFDTFNATSVNAASIGQVHIAEKDGKKFAVKIQYPGVAESIASDLALVKPIAIKMFNIKGKDSDKYFKEVENKLTEETNYILEIEQSKAVVEACKHIPNLKFPNYYEEYSSERIIAMDYMKGEHLSEFVAHNDDREKSNQLGQALWNFYMFQIHKLKKVHADPHPGNFLVSKEDDLIALDFGCMKTIPEDFYTPYFELADKDCINNPDAFAEKMFELEILRKDDSTEEIEFFSAMFHELLRIFTKPFHSEEFDFSNPEFFNQITEMGQKYSKSTELRNMNGNRGSTHFIYINRTFFGLYNLMFDLKAQHIKINNYINL, from the coding sequence ATGAAGACCATAGACAGTATACCCATTTCTAAAATTTCTCGAGCCTCTAAATTAGTATCTACAGGAGCTAAGGTTGGTGTTAATTATATAAAATATTATGGAGATAAGATGGTAAATTCTAAAGAAGATGCCAAGGAACGTCTCAATCAAAATAATGCAGAGGATATTTATGATAGCCTCAAAAAATTAAAAGGCAGTGCGCTTAAGGTAGCACAGATGCTGAGTATGGAGAAAAGTATTTTACCACAAGCTTATGTGGAAAAATTTTCTTTGTCTCAATTTTCTGTTCCACCACTTTCGCCGCCATTAGTCATAAAAACATTTAAAAAATATTTCGGGCAACATCCCGAAGACCTTTTTGATACTTTCAACGCAACTTCAGTTAATGCTGCTAGTATAGGACAAGTCCATATTGCAGAGAAGGATGGGAAAAAATTTGCTGTGAAAATCCAATATCCTGGAGTTGCGGAAAGTATTGCATCAGACTTAGCATTGGTAAAACCAATCGCCATAAAGATGTTTAACATTAAAGGGAAAGATTCCGATAAGTATTTTAAAGAAGTTGAAAATAAGCTTACCGAAGAGACTAATTATATCTTAGAAATAGAACAAAGTAAAGCAGTAGTTGAGGCTTGTAAACATATCCCTAATTTAAAGTTCCCAAATTATTACGAGGAATATTCTTCTGAGCGTATAATAGCTATGGATTACATGAAAGGCGAACATCTTTCTGAATTTGTAGCTCATAATGACGATCGAGAAAAATCGAATCAATTAGGACAAGCCTTATGGAATTTTTATATGTTTCAAATCCATAAATTAAAGAAAGTACATGCAGATCCGCATCCTGGAAACTTTTTAGTTTCAAAAGAAGATGACTTAATTGCATTAGATTTTGGTTGTATGAAGACTATTCCTGAAGACTTCTATACACCATATTTTGAATTAGCTGATAAAGATTGCATAAATAATCCTGATGCTTTTGCTGAAAAAATGTTTGAGCTAGAAATATTGAGAAAAGATGATTCTACAGAAGAAATTGAATTCTTTAGTGCTATGTTTCATGAATTACTTCGTATTTTCACGAAGCCTTTTCACTCTGAAGAATTTGATTTTTCAAATCCAGAATTTTTTAATCAGATTACTGAAATGGGACAAAAATATTCAAAAAGTACTGAACTGCGTAACATGAATGGTAATCGCGGATCAACACATTTCATTTACATCAACAGAACCTTCTTTGGACTTTATAATTTGATGTTCGATTTAAAAGCACAGCACATAAAAATCAATAATTACATCAATTTATAA
- a CDS encoding TetR family transcriptional regulator C-terminal domain-containing protein translates to MAKKKSLSQEDIIGFYMDYVLIHNEYPKTVYAFAKDNNIEEQKFYEFFTSFDVLEQSIFKIFFDNAHAVLEKSKDYLTFDSKNKLLSFYYTFFEILTANRSYVNYALGNHSKSSMKSLKTLVHLKQRYTNYIEHLNIKTIDLKQEQISRIQKRSLKESAWLQLLITMKFWMDDTSPSFEKTDLFIEKSVRASFDLIDTTPLKSIIDLGKFLYKEKMQMNY, encoded by the coding sequence ATGGCTAAAAAGAAATCATTATCACAGGAAGACATCATAGGGTTTTACATGGATTATGTATTAATTCATAATGAATACCCTAAAACGGTATATGCGTTTGCAAAAGACAACAATATCGAAGAACAAAAATTCTATGAATTCTTTACATCTTTTGATGTTCTAGAACAATCCATTTTTAAGATATTTTTTGACAATGCTCACGCTGTTCTCGAAAAGAGTAAAGACTATTTAACATTTGACTCCAAAAATAAACTGCTTAGTTTTTATTATACATTTTTTGAAATTCTAACAGCTAATAGAAGCTATGTCAATTACGCATTAGGAAACCATAGTAAATCATCGATGAAATCCTTGAAAACTCTAGTGCATCTTAAACAACGTTATACCAATTACATAGAGCACCTAAATATAAAGACTATTGATCTTAAGCAAGAGCAGATTTCTAGGATACAAAAAAGAAGTTTAAAAGAGTCTGCCTGGCTTCAGTTATTAATTACGATGAAGTTCTGGATGGATGATACCTCGCCTTCTTTTGAAAAAACTGATTTATTTATAGAGAAATCGGTCAGAGCAAGTTTCGATTTAATTGATACAACACCACTTAAAAGTATTATTGACCTTGGAAAGTTTTTATACAAGGAAAAAATGCAAATGAATTATTAA
- a CDS encoding MIP/aquaporin family protein, which produces MKREIGELVGTFAMVFCGCGAMTVNEITNGSITHVGVAITWGLIVMAMIYAFGEISGAHFNPAVTVAFAFAKKFNWKDVPKYILFQTAGAFLAIAILWVLFPESQSFGHTYPAEGFDPYKAFIFELILTFFLMVVIINVSTGSKEIGTMAAIAVGAVILLEAMFAGPMTKASMNPARSLAPAIISGNLQHLWLYLTAPFIGALLAVLSCKLVKDDQCCDTDC; this is translated from the coding sequence ATGAAAAGAGAGATAGGAGAACTTGTTGGTACATTCGCCATGGTTTTTTGTGGCTGTGGTGCTATGACAGTAAATGAAATTACAAATGGAAGTATTACACATGTTGGTGTTGCTATAACTTGGGGATTAATAGTAATGGCAATGATTTATGCGTTTGGTGAAATTTCTGGTGCACATTTTAATCCTGCTGTGACAGTCGCATTTGCTTTTGCCAAAAAATTTAACTGGAAAGATGTTCCCAAATATATTTTATTTCAAACTGCTGGCGCATTTTTAGCCATAGCAATCCTTTGGGTTTTATTTCCTGAGAGTCAAAGTTTTGGACACACCTATCCAGCAGAAGGTTTCGACCCTTATAAAGCTTTTATTTTTGAACTAATACTAACCTTCTTTTTAATGGTAGTCATTATCAATGTCTCTACAGGAAGTAAAGAAATAGGCACTATGGCAGCAATTGCTGTTGGTGCAGTTATTCTGTTAGAGGCTATGTTTGCAGGACCTATGACTAAAGCGTCAATGAATCCAGCCAGATCATTAGCTCCGGCAATTATTTCTGGTAACCTTCAACATTTATGGTTATATCTTACAGCCCCTTTTATCGGTGCTTTACTTGCAGTTCTAAGCTGTAAATTGGTAAAAGATGATCAATGTTGTGATACTGATTGTTAA
- a CDS encoding low molecular weight phosphatase family protein, translating to MLTKITDQIEDLDVNSIANNRKELLQSLIDFIQLKTESNRIINLNFICTHNSRRSHLSQVWAQTMANYFNIKNVFCYSGGTEATALFPSAAEALETSGFKIEKLSNETNPVYAIKFSEIAHPIIGFSKTFDAPFNPSKTFAAIMTCSSADKGCPFIAGAEKRIPITFEDPKAFDNTPQQAEKYLERSLQIATELKYVFSKIK from the coding sequence ATGCTTACAAAAATAACAGATCAAATCGAAGACTTAGACGTCAATTCAATTGCAAATAATCGTAAAGAACTACTTCAATCTTTAATTGATTTTATTCAATTGAAAACCGAATCAAATAGGATTATAAATCTCAATTTTATTTGTACTCACAATTCACGTCGAAGTCATTTATCGCAAGTTTGGGCTCAGACAATGGCAAATTATTTTAATATCAAAAACGTATTTTGTTATTCTGGTGGAACTGAAGCTACTGCCTTATTTCCTTCGGCTGCTGAAGCACTAGAAACCTCAGGATTTAAAATTGAAAAGCTTTCAAATGAAACCAATCCCGTTTATGCTATTAAATTCTCAGAAATTGCGCATCCTATTATTGGGTTTTCAAAAACATTTGATGCACCATTTAATCCTTCAAAAACATTTGCTGCAATAATGACCTGTTCTAGTGCAGATAAAGGTTGTCCATTTATTGCTGGAGCAGAAAAACGTATTCCAATCACATTCGAAGATCCAAAAGCTTTTGATAATACACCTCAACAGGCAGAAAAATATTTAGAACGTAGTCTTCAAATTGCTACAGAGTTGAAGTATGTGTTTTCAAAAATAAAATAA